Within Melospiza georgiana isolate bMelGeo1 chromosome 33, bMelGeo1.pri, whole genome shotgun sequence, the genomic segment GTACAGCAATGCTGATGCTTCTTTTTGCCCCAGAAGCACTGATAGGAATATTCAGAAGTGAACATTGTTGTTTACCCCATGCACTAGCCCTGCTGTAACCTGCTGTGGtttctgtgggagcagcagaaggatTTTGCTGTTTGGAGCACACTCCTTGCTCAAGGATATGGCTGCAGTAAATAGTTCAGTGGGATTTAAGGAAGAGCTGGAGACAACTCAGGGTAAGACCCGTCCAGGAGCTCTGCGTGGGCCAGGACATGTCAGGGGCTGCAGTGCTTCAGAAGGGAGGCAGATCCCAGCAGATGGAAGGCATCTGGGagcacagctgtgcagcagtgcaggcagacACGGGCTggaagctgggctgggagcctgCTCATTGTGGGGTGCACACCCCGTGTCCCCACAGAGCACTCCCCTTGCCTTTCCCCAGTACCAGCAGTTTAATACCTTCTATCCTTTACAGGGTCCAAGATTCAACATCTGCTGCTTCAGCCCCCAATGCTGCTTCTGCCCCCAATGCAAGCCCTtcttctcctgctgccccatCTCAGCCCTCCACATCCAGCAGTGCTGTCCCGGACGCAGGGAGCGGCAGCAGACGGAGCAGCGGCTCAGGGAGCGTGGGAGGGCCTGGAGATGGAGGCCCCAACAGTGCTGCATCCATCCTGTGTAAGTGGGCACTGGGAGGAGGAAGAATTTTCTGGGGTTAGACCAAGGAGTTGGGGTTCTTAGCCCCTGTTGTTGCCATGGGTTTTGCTGAGTCACTCCCATGGCacacctctgtccctgctcagggtAATGCCACTTGgtgaagtgtgtgtgtgtaggggTGTCCTTactcagagctggctgctgtaGGAACACAGGGTACCCCTGGATTTGTGGGgaggcagtgctgtgcctgtccttattacagcgacctgagtgGTGCTTTACCGTTAAATGTATGTGTCTGTGTTGGAAGAACCCATCAGAAATGGATACTGGTTCTAGCAAACCTGCAAGAGTTCTAGGAAAAGTTGCTGATGAAAGGAATTACTTTCCCAGTGAATTTGTGTTAGTACCTGGGTTTTCTGTCACCTCCTCAGGCTCTGAGAAGTGCCACAGAGGCACACgtgccctgcaggcacagctgcccaggctggatGAGAGATGGACgggaatcttgtttcttgatcagaaggctggatttattgatagatgatatataatacattataactatactaatagaaataaagagagaagtttgcagaggctgctaggtaagaatagcaagaaagaaagaatctataacaaagttgtgtccagggactctgtccccagcttgcaCTTGTGATTGGCctttaattataaacatggaaACATGAGCCAGTCAAGGTGCATCccattgcatttcacagcagctgataacaattgtttacattctctttctggggaccctcagcttcccagaaaatacagaaatccgaaagaaaggatttctgtgaaaaaatgtctgcaacaTGTCCTCTCTGCCAGTTCCTGACTCATGCCTCTCTTCCCCTGTGTTGTTCCCTCTCCAGCTGGCTTCGGTGGCATCACTGGGCTGGGCAACCTTGGCATGGGCTCTGCCAACTTCatggagctccagcagcagatgCAGCGGCAGCTGATGTCCAACCCAGAGATGCTTTCCCAGATCATGGAGAATCCCTTGGTGCAGAACATGATGTCTAACCCTGACCTCATGAGGCAGATGATCATGGCCAATCCCCAGATGCAGCAGCTCATGGAGCGAAATCCAGAGATAAGCCACATGCTCAATAACCCAGAGCTCATGAGGCAGGTGAGTCACACCAGGGCTCAGGAAGAGTGTTGAGGAGAGTCTTTGTGGACCAACATCAGTGTCTGCACTGCAGAGGAGGAGTGGGAATGGCAGAGCAGTGGTTTTGGAGATCTCTTCCTTCCTGCTGTGAGCTCCCCACAAACAGATGGTGGTCTTGAGTTATGTGAATACTAAATGCTCAACCCACATCCTTGCaactcttttcttcctttcagagTTATTGAATCCATGGtgtattggggaaaaaagggattttgggattttcctaGCAAGGCTCCTGTGGTGTGATTCAGGAATGGGAGTAAAAACAGTGCTGGAGAAGTGAAGCTACTGCAAAAGCTCTTAGTTTCTCTCTAGTTCTTTTGACAGATTATGTAGAGACTCCAGAGCTGTTCAGTGAATGTTTCACTACCTGTATCAGTGGGGAGCATTAGTGTAGGCTGGGATCCCAGAGAGGTCTCATTTTTCCCTGAGCAGAGAGGACCCATGTCCAAGAGAACTGGCTGGCTGGAAGACCAAAGGTTCATTGGAAGGGAATCCTAAGGGATCAGTGAGAATCTGGGTGTTAATAGTCATTAATGTTAATAGTCATTAACAGGACTCTGCTGTTTACTGGGGAGGCTTGTGAAGAGGATTGTGCTGAACAGGCCTCATTTCCATCTGCTTCTCAGTCATTCTGCTTTCAGCTGTGCTGGCCATACATGAaattccagagctgcaggactAAGTTGTGAATAATCTGTACTTGAGCAGTTCTTTAAATGAGACCTGGATATTTTTTTGTGCAGGGGAGACCCATCAAAAGTCTGGAGAGGGTGGAAGGATCCATCTTCCCAGTTGTTGTATGTAGTCCATGCAGTGTGAGTGGGAACATATGGGTGTTGGATGTCCTGATGCTGCTTAGGAACAGAACAATTTCATCAAGCTGAACTGAGGCTGAGAAGGaggagagctgagcagggctggggaggagcctGGATCCCTGGTCTCTCTACTTGTATAAATGatctctctgctctctgcctgtgAATTGGGTTTAATTAtcccctctctctcctgggagaggagcttgagctttcccccttctcctccttgtGGCAGACGATGGAGTTGGCTCGGAACCCTGCCATGATGCAGGAGATGATGCGGAACCAGGACCGTGCTTTGAGTAACCTCGAGAGCATTCCAGGAGGATACAACGCCCTGCGCCGGATGTACACGGACATCCAGGAGCCCATGTTCAGTGCAGCCAGGGAGCAGGTACGGCTGTAGTGTGGCAAGGGGCTCTTTAGGGGGTCTttctctgtcccctctgctggTGGGGCAGTTGTCCTACAGCGTGGCTCTACTCCAGGCAGGCACTGGCTGGACAACATGGTGCAGTGCCTCTTGTGATGTGGGTTGGGGTGTCAGAGGAGAGAcctgctctggctcctgcagtcCCCCAGCAGCCTGACTGATAGGCAGGCCCTGTCACTGTTAGcccagccctctgctccctggatTAGCTGGAGCCTGACGCCTTCAGTGTGGAGCTGGCTCAGATCCAGCTGGCTGGTagtgcaggaggagggagcacaggcctggctgcagagggctgtgcaggcatGCTCCAGTCCAGCAATACCTGCTGCTGTGTCCGGGTGCTGCTTTTACAAGGGCATTTTGAAGCCCTGCATTTGGGAGCTGAATCTGAGGCTGTGGCCACTCCTGAGCCTGGTCTTTTTGTGAGTGAGGTGTGTTGTGGATTGCAGATTTCTCAGGAGGCGGATCATGGCACATGTTTAGCAAATTCTGGACTTGGCTGAATATGATCTGCTGTTCCCTGGCTCGCTCAGTGCTGGGGTTGGTCTGCTGGGACTAACTGATTccatctgtttcttttttttttttttttttttttctctagtttGGCAGCAATCCTTTCTCTTCCTTGACGGGGAATTCTGACAGCTCGAGCTCTCAGCCTTTGCGGACGGAGAACAGAGAGCCATTGCCAAACCCCTGGAGCCCCACACCCCCTGCTTCCCAGAGTCAGGCACCCAGCAGTGAAGGGAGCACGGGCTCAGCAAGCACCCAGGGCACCCCAACTGTGTCCAACCCCTTTGGGCTGAATGCTGCCAGCATCGGTGCTGGTACGTAAggggggagctgcagggtgctgctggctgagcagGTCACCCAGGCTTCCTTGGAGGGCTGGTTCCTCTGGCATTTGAGCCCTGTCTGTGGCTGTTATCCACCAATGAATTATTCTGATGCACTTGTTGGAtggttcctttgggaactgtgCTGTCCCTGAAGCTCTCAGGAGCAGGATAATGGCCAGCAGAGCACTGCCATGGCTGTCCACAGCCCTGTTTGCTGCTGGATAGGGGATGGAGTACAGGCAGTGCTGTCACCTGTCACATTGTGTTTCAGGCAATGCAGTGGTGCTCAGGCTCATCAGATGTTTTCCTTTGTCTTCCCTTCCCCTTGCAGGCATGTTCAACAGCCCAGAGATGCAAGGACTCCTGCAGCAGATTTCTGAAAACCCTCAGTTGATGCAGAATATGATCTCTGCCCCTTACATGCGGAGCATGATGCAAACTCTTGCCCAGAACCCAGACTTTGCAGCACAGGTAAAAGTGTTGCAGGTGTCTGCTGTTGCCAGGCAGGCCATGAGCTCAGTGTGAGGTGTCAGTCTGCTCTGGGGTCAGACTGGTTCCTCCTGCAGACCCTGGAGCAGAGTGAATACACAGTCTGGTTGTATTTCTCAATAGCCAgaaggcagccccagctctgagccctgtgTGTTTTGCAGAGCCCCTGACACAAGAGGTGGCTCTCAGAGGGACATGGGAATGGCCCTTCTCTTTGCCTGTGGCCAAGTGGCCCCTGTTCAACACTGCTGTCAGGATTTGAGCTGTCCCATTTTGATCCCCCATAGCAGGGCAGCATGTTGAAAGCCCAGGGAGGGAGTCAGGGGCCCCAGGAGTAACCTGTTCTTCATGGCTTAGTTGCATAGGGTTTAACAGCAAGTGGCAGCAACCCTCTGACCCTACCTACATGTGCTGTCTCTTGCTAGATCATGGTAAATGTCCCCCTCTTTGCTGGGAATCCACAGCTTCAAGAACAGCTCCGCCTTCAGCTCCCTGTCTTCTTGCAGCAGGTAAAGGCCTCTGgctggccctgtgctgccctcagcccctggcTCCAGAGCTTCTCCCCCACTGTGGCACAGGCAGGATCTTGGTTCAGTGCACTAGGAGGAAGCATGTGGGCTTGGGAGGCTGGGCTGAGCAAGGAAGGGGTTGCACAGGGGAGACAAAGAGGAAGAACTTGGTTAGAAAAGGTGATCTGAATTTTAACTCCTCTGAATTATTCAAAGGTGGACTCCAGATTAGGCTTGTTAAGCTACTTGGAACCCCTGTGTTGAGTTTACAAAAATGACACAGCTAATTGTGCTAGAGCAGCTGGTTCTCAGGTAAATCAGAatccagctgtgtccccagttCTAATGTGACTCACCCAGTTCATTTAGGAACgtgctgtgagctctgtgagtgtccctgcaggcgAGCCCTGCAGTCTGGAGCCTCAGAGGAGGATCCAGACACGacgggcagccctggctgtgggcaggaggcacagcttggtgccagcccaggtgtggcagtgctggagctctggctgcctgAGCTCTCACTGGTTGGTACCGTGTGTGTCTCTGCCTTGCTCCCCAGATGCAGAACCCGGACTCGCTGTCCATCCTCACCAACCCCCGCGCCATGCAGGCCCTGCTCCAGATCCAGCAGGGGCTCCAGACGCTGCAGACGGAGGCGCCCGGATTAGTGCCAAGGTATGGAGTGCTCCAGAGCAGaactgctgtgcccagccccagcaggcagagctggctctgcacTCATCCAGGAGATCTGCTTAGGGCAGTCTGTCAtggtgtgctgggctgtgcctgcaggccccTCTGAGCGAGCTCATTAGCACTTGCTGCTCGCTCGTCCTTCCCTGGGAAATCCTTGACCCGTTGTTTTTGGAGAAAAGGTTTGGAATGCACTTGGTCCTTCCCCCATCCTTTGTCTGCTGCGTTTAATGTTGACTGAACTCAAGAGTTTTATCTCTGGAGAACAGTGTGAGAtggacagacacagacacaagGCTGGGTGGgtgtgctggggcaggctgaTCTACTGGCTCTCTGAGCTCTCTGCTTACTGTCACAACAGTTCTCTAGAGGCTTCTGCTCactcccagtgccagctgtgacCACAACATGGGTGCAGCTGGTTCagtttgcagagctgccctgtggCAGGGCCTTCAGTGAGGGTTGTTCCTGCTGGCTGCCCCACTCTGGGGGGTGCCCAGTGCCAGTGTCACCCTGAGCATGCCCTGCCTTCCTCTGCAGCCTTGGCTCCTTCGGCATGCCCCGGATGCCCCCGTCCTCCACAGGAGGAAGCACAATCCCGGAGAACCCCGTTCCCTCTGCTTCGACGCCGGCCAgtgcctctccagctggggGTGGGaaccctcagcagcagctcatgcAGCAGATGATCCAGCTGCTGGCCGGAGGAAGCTCTCAAGTACGTAacacctgggggtgctggcatgGCTCCAGGGGGGTGCCCACCTCACCCCACTCAGGGCATGTGGTCCCCAACAGTCTCTTGTGGCTGTGGTGCTCTAGGCCAGGTTTGGTGTTGGGGTCTGGCTGACTCTTTGGGGTGTTGAACTCTTTAAGAGGTTTAAGCTCGGCATGCTGGGGTCcttctgcctgcactgctgccactgtTGGTGCTAAACCAGGACTGACTCTGgtgtggctgctgtgccacaTCCTAAGGGGACATGGAGACTGTCCCTACACAGCCCTGAAGCTGAGTTTGGGGTtcctgcacaggctgctggcagtgcctgtgttgggatgctgtgtgtgctctgactccaggctctgtgtgtgctctgtgtgtgctctctaactccaggctctgtgtgtgctctgggctctgtgtgtgctctgtgacTCCAGGCTCTgagtgtgctctgtgtgtgctcgGTGTGTTCTCTCTGACCacaagctctgtgtgtgctctgtgtgtgctctctgactccaggctctgtgtgctctgtgtgtacTCTGTGTGTTCTCTCTGActccaggctctgtgtgtgctctgttACTGCAGTGTCCATGTGTGCTCTGagtgtgctctgtgtgttctCTCTGActccaggctctgtgtgtgctctgttACTGCAGTGTCCATGTGTGCTCTGagtgtgctctgtgtgttctTTCTGACTCCAGGCTCTTTGCTCTCTAaccccaggctctgtgtgtgtgctctgtgtgtgctctgtgtgttctCTCTGACTCCAGGCTCTGAGTGTGCTCTGTGACTCCAGGCTCTTTGCTCTCTAActccaggctctgtgtgtgtgctctgtgtgttctccctgaccccaggctctgtgtgctctg encodes:
- the UBQLN4 gene encoding ubiquilin-4 isoform X2, with translation MAEPSGGGGGPGPGSGGEGPAGPGGALIRVTVKTPKDKEEIVIADGASVREFKEEISRRFKAKQDQLVLIFAGKILKDGDTLNQHGIKDGLTVHLVIKTPQKVQDSTSAASAPNAASAPNASPSSPAAPSQPSTSSSAVPDAGSGSRRSSGSGSVGGPGDGGPNSAASILSGFGGITGLGNLGMGSANFMELQQQMQRQLMSNPEMLSQIMENPLVQNMMSNPDLMRQMIMANPQMQQLMERNPEISHMLNNPELMRQTMELARNPAMMQEMMRNQDRALSNLESIPGGYNALRRMYTDIQEPMFSAAREQFGSNPFSSLTGNSDSSSSQPLRTENREPLPNPWSPTPPASQSQAPSSEGSTGSASTQGTPTVSNPFGLNAASIGAGMFNSPEMQGLLQQISENPQLMQNMISAPYMRSMMQTLAQNPDFAAQMQNPDSLSILTNPRAMQALLQIQQGLQTLQTEAPGLVPSLGSFGMPRMPPSSTGGSTIPENPVPSASTPASASPAGGGNPQQQLMQQMIQLLAGGSSQAQSPEVRFQQQLEQLNAMGFINREANLQALIATGGDINAAIERLLGSQPS
- the UBQLN4 gene encoding ubiquilin-4 isoform X1, with translation MAEPSGGGGGPGPGSGGEGPAGPGGALIRVTVKTPKDKEEIVIADGASVREFKEEISRRFKAKQDQLVLIFAGKILKDGDTLNQHGIKDGLTVHLVIKTPQKVQDSTSAASAPNAASAPNASPSSPAAPSQPSTSSSAVPDAGSGSRRSSGSGSVGGPGDGGPNSAASILSGFGGITGLGNLGMGSANFMELQQQMQRQLMSNPEMLSQIMENPLVQNMMSNPDLMRQMIMANPQMQQLMERNPEISHMLNNPELMRQTMELARNPAMMQEMMRNQDRALSNLESIPGGYNALRRMYTDIQEPMFSAAREQFGSNPFSSLTGNSDSSSSQPLRTENREPLPNPWSPTPPASQSQAPSSEGSTGSASTQGTPTVSNPFGLNAASIGAGMFNSPEMQGLLQQISENPQLMQNMISAPYMRSMMQTLAQNPDFAAQIMVNVPLFAGNPQLQEQLRLQLPVFLQQMQNPDSLSILTNPRAMQALLQIQQGLQTLQTEAPGLVPSLGSFGMPRMPPSSTGGSTIPENPVPSASTPASASPAGGGNPQQQLMQQMIQLLAGGSSQAQSPEVRFQQQLEQLNAMGFINREANLQALIATGGDINAAIERLLGSQPS